In the genome of Chloroflexota bacterium, the window ACGACCAGCAGCAGAGCATCCAGCAGCAGGGCGCGCCTGCCGCTCAGCCAGCGTGCGCAGACGCCCGCCCCAGCCGACGCCCCGAGCGCGCGGCGTTCAGCCGGGGTTGCCGTAGCTGCGGCCGGCGGCACTGAGGTCACGGACGGTGCGGTCATGGCTGGACGAAACCGTATCCGCGTCCTCCGCACGGCGTCAACCTGTGAGCGGTCTGTTGCCGACCCCCGAACGGTCACCAAATGACGGGCCGGCTCTCGAAGCGCTGTGCTACCATTGGCCGGCGCTTGAGAGGCGGCAGTCGTCGCGCCAGCGCAACATGACGTCCGAAGGACCGCGCATCTCGCGGCGGTCGGTCGAGGAAGCGTCCAGCATCATGCCAGTTGCCGATCTGAGCACGCGGACCGCGATTCTCTCGCGCACCCCGGCTGACGATCCAACCGCCAACGCCATCACCATCGTCGTTCCAGCGTACAACGAAGAGCACGGCATCCGCCCGGTCGTGGACCGGCTGCGCGGCGCGATGGACGGGTTCGACTACCCCTATGAGATCCTGGTCGTGGACGACGGCTCGAAGGACCGCACGGCCGAGGAAGCGCGCAAGTCCGGCGTGCGGGTGGTTCAGCATCGCCAGAATCGCGGCTACGGCGAGGCCCTGAAGACGGGCATCCGCCACGCCCTCTACGAGCGCATCGCGATCATCGACGCGGATGGCAGCTATCCCGAGAAGGAGATCCCGCGCCTCGCCGCGATGCTCGACGACGCCGAGATGGTGGTCGGGGCGCGGACTGGCCCGAACGCGGCGATCCCGCTCATCCGACGCCCGGCCAAGAACTTCCTGCGCTGGCTGGCCAGCTTCCTGACCGGCACGCCGATCCCCGACCTGAACTCGGGGCTGCGGCTGTTCCGCCGGGCGCTCGCCATCGAGTTCTTCGACCTGCTGCCCTCGAAGTTCTCGTTCACTACGACGATCACCCTGGCCGCGCTCAACAGTGGCTACCTCGTCGAGTACGTCGAGGTCGACTACTACGCCCGCACCGGCAAGTCGAAGATCCGCCCGATCCAGGACACCTGGAACTTCTTCATGCTGATCATCCGGCTGACGCTGATCTTCCGGCCGCTGAAGGTCTACCTGCCGATCGCCATCGGCCTGTTCCTGGTGGCGGCGCTGATCGTGGCGGTTGGCTGGTTCGGCTTCGGCAAGATCTTCGACAACACGGCCCTGATCTTCCTGTTCGCGGCGTTCCAGTGCGTCGCCATCGGGCTGCTGGCCGACGTGGTCAACGTGCGTCGGAGCCGAGCGCCGGAGAAGTAGGTCAGCGGCCGAAGCCTCTCACCCCCCGACTTGGTCGGGAGGTGAGGGCTTTCCCCATCGTGAGGGCCGGCCGCTACCCTTCCTTCTCCTCGTACTGCGAGCGGATCTCCGCCAGCACCGATGGGTCGGCCAGCGTCGTCGTGTCGCCGATCACGCGGCCCTCGCCGATGTCGCGCAGCAGGCGGCGCATGATCTTGGCGCTGCGGGTCTTCGGCAGCTCGGCCGTGAAGAAGATCTTGTCCGGGCGGGCAATCGGCCCGATCTTCATCGCCACGTGCCTCTTGAGGGCGTCGGCGGCCTCGTCGCCGGGGATGTTCCCAGCCCGCAGCGTGCAGAATGCCGCGATGGCCTGCCCCTTGATGTCGTGGCTGATGCCGACCACCGCTGCCTCGGCCACCGACGGATGCGAGACCAGCGCGCTCTCGACCTCCATCGTGCCGATGCGGTGCCCGGCCACG includes:
- a CDS encoding glycosyltransferase family 2 protein; protein product: MTSEGPRISRRSVEEASSIMPVADLSTRTAILSRTPADDPTANAITIVVPAYNEEHGIRPVVDRLRGAMDGFDYPYEILVVDDGSKDRTAEEARKSGVRVVQHRQNRGYGEALKTGIRHALYERIAIIDADGSYPEKEIPRLAAMLDDAEMVVGARTGPNAAIPLIRRPAKNFLRWLASFLTGTPIPDLNSGLRLFRRALAIEFFDLLPSKFSFTTTITLAALNSGYLVEYVEVDYYARTGKSKIRPIQDTWNFFMLIIRLTLIFRPLKVYLPIAIGLFLVAALIVAVGWFGFGKIFDNTALIFLFAAFQCVAIGLLADVVNVRRSRAPEK